The following coding sequences are from one Mycolicibacterium aichiense window:
- a CDS encoding thioesterase family protein, translated as MYPRFDDAMTLHPLDNGFEANLNEHWTIGPKIHGGVMLALCAKAAREAYDHPGFEPVAVSADFLSAPDPGSVRLVTAVQKRGRRIGLVDVALTQGGRTCVRCVVTLGDPEHHVEPLLSANPVTPLMSVEPPEHIEPIGPGHPAAAINNLARGCDIRPDLDETRTESGAPVFKIWVRPKDGPVDVLFALMCGDISVPACYAVGRRGWAPTVQMTAYLRGMPDPGWLRVSCTTTQIGQDWFDEDHTVVDSAGRIIVQTRQLALVPAQ; from the coding sequence ATGTACCCCCGGTTCGACGATGCGATGACATTGCACCCGCTTGATAACGGCTTTGAGGCAAACCTCAACGAGCACTGGACAATTGGCCCGAAAATCCACGGCGGCGTGATGTTGGCGTTGTGCGCCAAGGCGGCTCGTGAGGCGTACGACCACCCGGGCTTCGAACCGGTTGCCGTGTCGGCGGACTTCCTGTCGGCGCCGGATCCCGGGTCGGTTCGCCTGGTCACAGCAGTGCAGAAGCGGGGGCGCCGAATCGGTTTGGTCGACGTGGCGCTGACCCAGGGTGGGCGCACGTGTGTGCGCTGCGTCGTCACCCTCGGCGACCCCGAACATCACGTCGAGCCGCTGTTGTCGGCCAATCCGGTGACACCGCTGATGAGCGTCGAGCCGCCGGAGCACATCGAACCGATCGGGCCCGGTCACCCCGCGGCGGCGATCAACAATCTGGCGCGCGGCTGCGACATCCGGCCCGACCTGGACGAGACGCGCACCGAATCCGGTGCGCCGGTGTTCAAGATCTGGGTGCGACCCAAAGACGGGCCGGTGGACGTGTTGTTCGCCCTGATGTGTGGCGACATCTCGGTGCCGGCCTGCTACGCGGTGGGCCGCCGCGGCTGGGCGCCGACCGTACAGATGACGGCGTACCTGCGCGGCATGCCCGATCCGGGTTGGCTGCGGGTGTCGTGCACGACGACCCAGATCGGCCAGGACTGGTTCGACGAGGACCACACCGTGGTCGACAGTGCGGGGCGCATCATCGTGCAGACCCGTCAGCTCGCCTTGGTGCCCGCACAGTGA
- a CDS encoding 30S ribosomal protein bS22, whose amino-acid sequence MGSVIKKRRKRMSKKKHRKLLRRTRVQRRKLGK is encoded by the coding sequence ATGGGTTCAGTCATCAAGAAGCGGCGTAAGCGCATGTCGAAGAAGAAGCACCGCAAGCTGCTGCGTCGTACCCGGGTCCAGCGCAGAAAACTCGGCAAGTAG
- a CDS encoding SDR family oxidoreductase has protein sequence MSSGGIDNEAPHYPKVVLVTGACRFLGGYLTARLAQNPLINKVIAVDAVAPSKDLLRRMGRAEFVRADIRNPFIAKVIRNGEVDTVVHAAAASYAPRSGGRATLKEINVMGAMQLFAACQKAPSVRRVILKSTSEVYGSHPHDPVAFTEDSSSRRPPAEGFARDSIDIEGYARGLGRRRPDIAVTILRLANMIGPGMDTALSRYLAGPLVTTMLGHDARLQLLHEQDALGALERATMAGKSGTFNIGADGVIMMSQAVRRSGRIAIPLPNSAVWALYSLRRAGRASDLNRDQMDWLNYGRVMDTTRMRSELGFTPKWTTMEAFDDYVRGRGLTPIIDPKWVRSVESRAVAVAQRWGG, from the coding sequence ATGTCTTCCGGCGGTATCGACAATGAAGCCCCGCATTACCCGAAGGTCGTGCTGGTCACCGGAGCATGTCGCTTTCTCGGTGGATACCTCACCGCGCGTCTGGCGCAGAACCCGCTGATCAACAAGGTCATCGCCGTCGACGCCGTCGCGCCAAGCAAGGACTTGCTGCGCCGGATGGGCCGCGCCGAGTTCGTGCGCGCCGACATTCGAAACCCATTCATCGCCAAGGTGATTCGCAACGGCGAAGTCGACACCGTGGTGCACGCCGCCGCGGCGTCGTACGCCCCCCGCTCGGGTGGACGCGCCACGTTGAAGGAAATCAACGTGATGGGCGCCATGCAGTTGTTCGCGGCGTGCCAGAAGGCGCCCTCGGTGCGGCGGGTGATCCTCAAGTCGACCTCAGAGGTCTACGGCTCGCATCCGCACGACCCGGTGGCGTTCACCGAGGACAGCAGCAGCCGCCGTCCGCCCGCGGAAGGGTTTGCCCGCGACAGCATTGACATCGAGGGCTATGCCCGCGGACTCGGCAGGCGCAGGCCCGACATCGCGGTCACGATCCTGCGGCTGGCCAACATGATCGGTCCGGGCATGGACACCGCGCTGTCGCGGTATCTGGCCGGTCCGCTGGTGACCACGATGCTCGGCCACGATGCGCGGCTGCAGCTGCTGCACGAGCAGGACGCGCTCGGCGCGCTGGAGCGGGCCACGATGGCAGGCAAATCGGGCACGTTCAACATCGGCGCCGACGGCGTGATCATGATGTCGCAAGCGGTTCGGCGGTCCGGACGCATTGCGATTCCGTTGCCGAATTCCGCGGTTTGGGCACTGTATTCGTTGCGAAGGGCGGGCCGGGCCTCCGACCTCAACCGTGACCAGATGGATTGGCTGAATTACGGCCGGGTCATGGACACCACCAGAATGCGCTCCGAGTTGGGCTTCACACCGAAATGGACGACGATGGAGGCGTTCGACGACTACGTGCGCGGCCGAGGTTTGACACCGATCATCGATCCGAAATGGGTACGATCTGTGGAGAGTCGCGCGGTCGCCGTTGCGCAGCGGTGGGGCGGCTGA
- a CDS encoding helix-turn-helix domain-containing protein — translation MTSMNGPSARDSAGKSARDAGADNPPAARAQFLTVAEVAALMRVSKMTVYRLVHNGELPAVRVGRSFRVHAKAVHDLLETSYFDAG, via the coding sequence ATGACGTCTATGAACGGGCCATCAGCGCGGGATTCGGCTGGAAAGTCGGCGCGTGATGCCGGCGCCGACAACCCGCCCGCCGCTCGAGCTCAATTTCTGACCGTCGCCGAGGTCGCCGCGCTGATGCGCGTCAGCAAGATGACGGTCTACCGCCTGGTGCACAACGGCGAGCTGCCCGCGGTGCGGGTGGGCAGGTCGTTCCGGGTGCACGCCAAGGCTGTTCACGATCTGCTGGAGACGTCGTACTTCGACGCGGGCTGA
- a CDS encoding FAS1-like dehydratase domain-containing protein: MSIASDIIGTHYRYPDYYLVGREKIREYAKAIQSDDPLHYSEEAAKAAGYPDVVAPLTFIAIPGRQVQLDIFRNFDVGINIARVIHRDQKIKFHRRIVAGDKLFFDSWLDSVVESHGTVISELRSEVTDEDGKPVMTTVVTMIGEAGGDEETNAQVAAIAAAAMGRQT; this comes from the coding sequence GTGTCAATCGCCAGCGACATCATCGGAACCCACTACCGCTACCCGGACTACTACCTCGTCGGTCGCGAGAAAATCCGCGAGTACGCCAAGGCGATCCAGTCCGACGATCCGCTGCACTACAGCGAGGAGGCAGCCAAGGCTGCCGGTTACCCCGACGTGGTGGCGCCACTGACCTTCATCGCGATCCCGGGCCGCCAGGTGCAGCTCGACATCTTCCGCAATTTCGATGTCGGCATCAACATCGCGCGCGTCATTCACCGCGACCAGAAGATCAAATTCCACCGCCGGATCGTGGCGGGCGACAAATTGTTCTTCGATTCGTGGCTGGATTCGGTTGTCGAATCGCACGGCACGGTGATCAGCGAATTGCGCAGCGAAGTCACCGATGAAGATGGCAAACCGGTGATGACGACCGTCGTGACAATGATCGGCGAAGCCGGCGGCGACGAGGAAACCAATGCTCAGGTCGCGGCCATCGCCGCGGCGGCCATGGGCAGGCAAACGTAG
- a CDS encoding sugar phosphate isomerase/epimerase family protein, producing the protein MRPAIKVGLSTASVYPLRTEAAFEYAAELGYDGVELMVWAETVSQDIGEIAKLSRRYNVPVLSVHAPCLLISQRVWGANPIPKLTRSVQAAERLGAQTVVVHPPFRWQRRYAEGFSEQVAELESRSDVLVAVENMFPFRADRFFGSGDPSIERMRKRGGRPGVGISAFAPSYDPLDGNHAHYTLDLSHTATAGTDALEMADRMGEGLVHLHLCDGNGASTDEHLVPGRGTQPTAEVCQMLAASDFTGHVILEVTTSGARTKAEREALLVESLQFARTHLLR; encoded by the coding sequence GTGCGCCCAGCCATCAAGGTCGGTCTGTCGACGGCCTCGGTCTATCCGCTGAGGACCGAGGCCGCGTTCGAGTACGCAGCCGAATTGGGTTACGACGGAGTCGAACTCATGGTGTGGGCCGAAACCGTGAGCCAGGACATCGGCGAGATCGCCAAGCTGTCCCGGCGGTACAACGTGCCGGTGTTGTCGGTGCACGCGCCGTGCCTGTTGATCTCCCAGCGGGTGTGGGGCGCCAATCCCATCCCGAAGCTGACCCGCAGCGTGCAGGCCGCTGAGCGGCTCGGCGCGCAGACCGTCGTGGTGCATCCGCCGTTCCGATGGCAGCGCCGCTACGCCGAGGGCTTCAGTGAGCAGGTCGCCGAGTTGGAAAGCCGCAGTGACGTTCTCGTTGCGGTGGAGAACATGTTTCCGTTCCGTGCCGACAGGTTCTTCGGCTCCGGCGACCCGTCGATCGAGCGGATGCGCAAACGCGGCGGCCGCCCCGGGGTGGGCATTTCGGCGTTCGCGCCGTCCTATGACCCGCTGGATGGCAACCACGCGCACTACACGCTGGACCTGTCCCACACCGCGACGGCGGGCACCGACGCCCTGGAGATGGCCGACCGGATGGGTGAGGGTCTGGTGCACCTTCATCTGTGCGACGGCAACGGTGCCTCGACCGACGAACACCTGGTGCCCGGCCGGGGAACCCAGCCGACCGCGGAGGTGTGCCAGATGCTGGCCGCAAGTGACTTCACCGGGCATGTGATCCTGGAGGTCACCACCTCGGGTGCGCGTACCAAGGCCGAGCGCGAGGCGCTGCTGGTCGAATCGCTGCAGTTCGCGCGCACTCACCTGTTGCGTTGA
- a CDS encoding lysophospholipid acyltransferase family protein: MAGESKAKVIPLHSNTSRVAASRRAAQRADAARRHPSLLSDPGTRASAEEIAAVVREIDARRGPGGNGVAEDAPNELAQRISAVAEYVTKRFTGDYSVDEFGFDPMFNNAIVLPLLRPLFQNWFRVEVSGIENLPKKGAGLVVANHAGTLPMDGLMLSVAVHDHHPANRDVRLLAADMVFDMPMLGPIARKAGHTMACTTDAHRLLAGGELTAVFPEGYKGLGKPFRDRYKLQRFGRGGFVSAALRTKAPIIPCSIVGSEEIYPMITDVKLLARVLGLPYFPITPLFPLAGPVGLIPLPSKWHIAFGKPIETASYDEAAADDPMITFDLTDQVRETIQQTLYQLLTKRRNMFLG; encoded by the coding sequence GTGGCGGGTGAATCAAAGGCGAAAGTGATTCCGCTGCACTCGAATACGAGTCGAGTTGCGGCGTCACGTCGTGCTGCGCAGCGCGCTGATGCGGCGCGCCGGCATCCCTCGCTACTGTCCGACCCGGGCACCCGTGCCTCGGCTGAGGAGATCGCCGCCGTAGTACGAGAAATCGACGCGCGGCGCGGGCCCGGTGGAAACGGGGTCGCCGAAGATGCGCCCAATGAACTGGCGCAACGCATTTCGGCCGTCGCGGAGTATGTCACCAAACGATTCACCGGCGACTATTCGGTGGACGAATTCGGGTTCGACCCGATGTTCAACAACGCGATCGTATTGCCTTTGCTCCGGCCGCTTTTCCAGAATTGGTTCCGAGTCGAGGTCAGCGGCATCGAGAATCTGCCGAAAAAGGGCGCCGGCCTCGTGGTCGCCAATCACGCCGGAACGTTGCCCATGGACGGGCTGATGTTGTCGGTGGCGGTCCACGACCATCACCCGGCCAACCGGGACGTGCGGTTGCTGGCGGCCGACATGGTCTTCGATATGCCGATGCTCGGCCCGATCGCCCGCAAGGCCGGCCACACCATGGCGTGCACCACCGACGCCCATCGTCTGCTCGCCGGCGGAGAACTCACCGCCGTTTTTCCCGAGGGCTACAAGGGCCTGGGCAAGCCGTTTCGGGACCGCTACAAGTTGCAGCGCTTCGGCCGCGGCGGCTTCGTCTCGGCAGCGCTGCGCACCAAGGCGCCGATCATCCCGTGCTCGATCGTCGGGTCCGAGGAGATCTATCCGATGATCACCGACGTCAAGCTCCTGGCGAGGGTGCTCGGGCTGCCCTACTTCCCGATCACGCCGCTGTTCCCGCTGGCCGGCCCGGTCGGGCTGATCCCGCTTCCGTCGAAGTGGCACATCGCGTTCGGAAAGCCCATCGAGACGGCCAGCTATGACGAGGCCGCCGCCGACGATCCGATGATCACCTTCGATCTCACCGATCAGGTGCGCGAGACCATCCAGCAGACGCTGTATCAGTTGCTGACGAAGCGTCGCAACATGTTCCTGGGCTGA
- the proC gene encoding pyrroline-5-carboxylate reductase, with protein MARIAIIGGGSMGEAILAGLLRAGRQVKDIVVSERMPERARYLGEKYSIQLASVSEAVETAAFVIVAVKPGDAESVVAEIAEAAAQAESDTVEQVFVTVAAGVTISFYESRLPAGSPVVRVMPNAPALVGAGVSAMAPGRFATAEQLADVAAVFRCVGDVLTVPESQLDAVTAVSGSGPAYFFLFVEALVDAAVANGLGRAVATDLAVQTMAGSAAMLLERLDSQRAAGEDVGLDTSPARLRAMVTSPGGTTAAGLRELENGGLRAALAAAIDAAKTRSEQLGITSE; from the coding sequence ATGGCCAGAATCGCGATCATCGGCGGCGGCAGTATGGGCGAGGCGATCCTTGCGGGGCTGCTTCGGGCAGGCCGGCAGGTGAAGGACATCGTCGTCTCCGAGCGCATGCCGGAGCGTGCCCGCTATCTCGGCGAGAAATATTCGATCCAGCTGGCGTCGGTGTCGGAGGCCGTGGAGACCGCGGCGTTCGTCATCGTGGCGGTCAAGCCCGGTGATGCCGAGTCCGTGGTCGCCGAGATCGCGGAGGCGGCCGCACAGGCCGAGAGCGACACCGTCGAGCAAGTTTTCGTCACCGTCGCCGCAGGGGTGACGATCAGCTTCTACGAATCGCGACTGCCCGCCGGGTCACCGGTCGTCCGGGTGATGCCCAACGCGCCGGCTCTGGTCGGTGCGGGCGTCAGCGCCATGGCACCGGGCCGGTTCGCCACCGCTGAGCAGCTCGCTGACGTTGCGGCGGTCTTCCGCTGCGTCGGCGATGTGCTGACCGTCCCGGAGAGCCAGCTGGACGCCGTCACGGCCGTCTCCGGTTCGGGGCCCGCCTATTTCTTCCTGTTCGTCGAAGCATTGGTCGATGCGGCGGTCGCCAACGGGCTCGGAAGGGCCGTCGCGACGGACCTTGCCGTGCAGACCATGGCCGGATCCGCGGCAATGCTGCTGGAACGCCTCGACAGCCAGCGTGCTGCGGGCGAGGACGTCGGCCTGGACACCTCGCCGGCCCGGCTGCGGGCGATGGTCACATCACCCGGCGGCACCACTGCCGCTGGCCTGCGGGAACTCGAGAACGGGGGGCTGCGGGCGGCCCTGGCAGCTGCCATCGACGCCGCAAAAACCCGCTCTGAGCAGCTAGGAATTACATCAGAGTAG